A genomic window from Cardiocondyla obscurior isolate alpha-2009 linkage group LG02, Cobs3.1, whole genome shotgun sequence includes:
- the LOC139109706 gene encoding uncharacterized protein — MYEQLKRSHNEMLIEQQREREVLKCATRGQHENPEWHIVRRNLLTASNFGKVCSRRETTLCKNLVKAILYPPQLTNAAIEWGKEKEMIARKQLQTELGVDITECGMFIDKDIPYLAASPDGIIEDDTVVEIKCPYVAREMSPSDAILNKISNIDKIFDKNDENKMNKRHAYYFQIQGQLHITQRDCCIFAVWTPHGLKYTFVERDDIFWETKMLPQLTRFYEDCLVPEIVDSRTARNMSIREPQHIIEAQQKATQKKK; from the coding sequence ATGTACGAACAATTAAAACGTAGTCATAACGAAATGTTAATAGAACAGCAACGCGAACGTGAGGTATTAAAATGTGCCACACGGGGTCAGCATGAAAATCCGGAGTGGCACATAGTACGGCGAAATCTTCTTACTGCATCAAACTTTGGAAAAGTTTGTAGTAGAAGAGAGACCACTTTGTGCAAAAATCTCGTTAAAGCAATTCTTTATCCTCCTCAATTAACCAATGCGGCTATTGAGTGgggtaaagaaaaagagatgatTGCACGAAAGCAATTGCAAACGGAGCTAGGAGTAGACATTACTGAATGCGGAATGTTTATAGATAAAGATATTCCGTATCTTGCGGCATCGCCTGACGGCATTATTGAAGACGATACCGttgtagaaattaaatgtCCATATGTGGCACGGGAAATGTCTCCCTCCGAtgcaattttaaacaaaatttcaaatatagataaaatatttgacaaaaatgatgaaaataaaatgaataaaagacACGCTTACTACTTCCAAATACAAGGACAACTCCACATAACGCAAAGAGACTGTTGCATCTTTGCTGTGTGGACACCCCATGGATTGAAGTACACGTTTGTCGAGCGTGATGACATTTTTTGGGAAACCAAAATGTTGCCACAGCTTACAAGATTTTACGAAGACTGTTTGGTTCCTGAAATAGTAGACAGTAGAACGGCAAGAAATATGTCAATTCGGGAACCGCAGCACATTATCGAAGCACAACAGAAAGCGActcagaaaaagaaataa